In the Urocitellus parryii isolate mUroPar1 chromosome 1, mUroPar1.hap1, whole genome shotgun sequence genome, TGCCCAGCAGACAATGGATCCCAAAGTCCACCCAGCTGACGAGCCAAAGGGCTGTGGGAGAAACCTCAACTGAAGCCAGAGGCTCCTCGTGGACAACAACAGCCACCACCCAAGACGGGCAGCACCTGCAGGAGGACTCTGACATGCTCCTGAGCCCAGAGGCAGGTGCACAGGAATCCACTGTCTTTGGAAATCTTTGGAAATCCTTCTCACTGGAATCCAAGGGCCGTCTTTGGAAATCTCAGCACTGACCATTGAACACAGTCAATCATCTCTAATTTAAGAGGCTAGCAAAGGACAAAAGGGACTTTTGAAGATCACTGAACTGTGAATTAATGGTGCCAGCACTAGGAATGAGACGGCCCTGCCTGGTGAGAATCCCAGGTGCCCTGCGTAAGCCACCCTCCTCACCAAAGAAGCTCTAGAAGGCCACCCTCCCGCACCTTGTGTTCCCTTGGGCAGAATTTAGAGAAAGGCTACTGAGGCTCTCAAAGCTCAGCTCCAAGGTTATTGGATGTCTGATATCAGTTGGTGGCAGCCAGCGCCCCTGGAAAGACTGCACCTTATTTAGCAGCAAGGTTCCTCCTCCTGGACACTGAGCCAAATCAGCATGGACTCAGGGATCACTTGTAAAGGCAGACCACACCCCAGCTGCTACTAGCGAGTAACAAAAGTTCTTTGTAGGGACAAAAATCATGTGATTACAGCGgtacagaaaaaggagagaaatctCACTTACCCTTCTGAGCAGGAAAAGTATGTTGTGTTTCCTCTGTTTGAACCCTTGGCAAGGGCCCAAATAACTTGTATGGACAAAGCCTTCAGAAACCAGAGGAATAAGAGAAACATGCCCTCTAGCACACCTGAAGGTTCTTGAGAGGTCAGCTTTCGGTGTGTGTTTGGTAAAACTTCCTGGGTAGCTAGCATGAAAAGAGTTCTGAAACAAGATGAAGTGTGTCCTCGTCCCGACTCAAAGACGGGGAAGGGCTGAAGCTGGAGAGTGGCTGCTCCTTGCAAAGACAGCCAAGGGCAGACAAGTATAGgtaaggaagaagggagggaagatcAGGAGAGTACAGCCACCCGAGAGAACCTGTCCAGGGTGACAGGCCAGCCACAACTGGCTGTTAGCATGTGCTAACATTCATGCCACGTACTCAATCTCAGGCCCTACCATGTGAGACAGGGAGCAATTTCATGCTTCTCCAGATGTGGCCGACAGCCAGTGTGATCGCTTCTGCACTGTACTCTGAGAACGGCAGTGTCTAGGCTTCACTGTTCCATGATCCTAATTATTCAGGTCACAAGATCGTCCCACTGTATTAACTTACaggaaaaacttttaaataaaaccaGGCATGCAGAATCCCGGCACCCTTACCATTAAAGAAGTCTGCATGGACTGCTTTCTCATTGGCTGCCAAGTCCATCAGGAGTCCAGTGCTGCCTCCTGCCTGAGGAGTGAAAGGTAAGTTATGTGAGCTCTTTCCCCAAAACAGCTTTGAGTTGTCATAGCACCCCATACCTCCAGGGAACAGGAAGAGGGTGAGGGGTGACAGGCAAGTACTCAGGGTGGTGTTAAGAATTTTAGTTGCAAATAAAGAATGTGTGTGAAGGGGGAATTCAAGGAGacgtttttaaaattctacattccttaatttttccctttctttcaaaAAGAGAATTTCCATTGCCCTGAGTGCCACTCCTCATCTGTGGACCTCAAGTTCAGCCTCCAGTCCCCTCCTGGACACTGCACAGAGACCACAAGCATGTGCAACCCCCTATTCTGGACCCCTCCCTTCTGAGAATGCAACCATTTCCCTTGGAAGCTGAcctgccctggccctggtgtGCCCTCAGAGCCTCCCACAGCTGAAGCTCCTCCTGGTGGCAAAATCAGGTCACTGCCACCGCTGGGCAACAGAATGCACTCAGGATTCTGCACGTTGCTTAGTCGCCTGGGAAGGATCAGTGCAGTGTCCTCTGATGGTAGCCGTCTGGATGGCTGGCCACAGGAGCCTGTTCCTGCTCTGGTCCCTACATCCTCGAAGGTGTGTGCTCAACTCTCAGTGCCAAACGCCTCCCGTGCTCCGTGTCAGGCTGCTGCCAAGGTTCCAAGACTCCCCCCTTCTCAGCCAGCCTCCCCATCCCAACACTGCAGGAAGCCACGCAGACGCCACCATAAATCCTGGGTTGGGGTTCTCCCTGCTCCCACCGGCCTTCTCCAGGCCTTCTTCAAGTTTCCTTTCTAATTCCATTTTCCAGCCGCCTGGCAAATCGGAGCCTGAGGCCCCCCGCAGGGGCCTTAAACCCTGACAGGAGCTGGGCTCGGGGCCCCGGGAGTGGGATGCGCAGGACCCGCCGGCTCCGCGCCGCTCCGCCGTCTGGCCCTGCGTTCTCTCCTCCCGCCGGCACCCACCCCGCGGGCCCCTGCCAGGCAGGAGCTGCGCACCCCGGCCAGGCTCGTCCCCAAGACGCGCGGGCGTCGCCAGCCGGGGAACCAGCTCCCGCCTTCCGGCAACCGCCCCTGCGCTAGGCCAGAACGCCGACGCTCCCACCTCACCTCGTCCAGGTCCACGTAGGGACCGGCGCCCTCGGGGAACATCTCGTCCACCGCCGGCTTCATCTCGGGCCGTCGCGCTCTGCCCACTTCCGGCTCGCCGCGCCTACTTCCGGCGCTCCCACCCGGCAGGTCTAGACGCTGGAGGACCGCGACTCGGTGGTGCCCGCCGCGGGCCCCGGTCAGCCAAGGTGGGCTCCTTGCCTCGCCCTCGGGAGCTGGGCTGGTCTCGCCGACCTGCGTGCCCGGGGAGGGCGCCGGGAGCCGGAGGCTGCGTCGCAGCCGACGGGTGGAGGGAGCGGGGAGCTCTTGGACGTCGAAGCCCGACGTGGGGCGGGCCGGGCACGGCAGCTCTTCCCGGAGGAGGATGCGGACGCCAGGCTCGGGGACGCGCAGCGACGTTCACAGCCGCCGCGCGCCTCCCGCGTCCGCGTTCTGGGGCTGCCCGCGGAGGCGGGACCTCGCGGCGACCGGAGGACATCCCCGAGCCCTCGGAATACCGCCCAGGGCCGCCCCGAGTCCCCTCCGGAGCGCGTCCCCGTTGGGAAGCGGACTCCTGCGAGCGCCGCGCCGGGGGCGAAGGCACCAACGGAACGGGCCTGTCCCCTGGGCGCAGTGCCACCCAGGAGGCACGTTCCCCCGCGGTCAGCGAGGGCCAGCCTCGAGGACATCGGGTTACTGAAATAAGCCGGTCACCGAAAGACACGGTGTCCCGTTGGAGGCGCCGGGAACGTGCCTGGTGACACTGAATACGGTTAAGGTGGAAATTTCATGTTGTATTGTTTTGCCACAATTTGTGACGGAGAAAAGGGggtagggaaggaaaggagggagagaccagagcccagagggagcaggaggcGCCTGGACTCCACTTGGTCCAGAGTGCAGCCGCCTCCTGTCTGAGGCCCAGCTCTGTAAAGCCCAGTGTTAGCAAAGAGCCCTGCTAAGCCAGCGCAGCCAGATGTGATCACCCCGGCATCTGATGGGGTTCCTCCGCCCTCACACCCGTGGGCATCTGAGCTCCCTGGCCTCCTTCCGCAAGTCCTGTTTAGCAAGACCCACTGTGCCACCTTCAGTCACTTTCCATCCATCACCCAGCCTGCTCCTTGCTGTCCACcccactgctgctgctgttggaGTTGGACGCAGTCTTTCCCATTGGGAGGCCCCACAGGCCCTGGCCCCTGACGTGGTAGTCCTGAATGGAGTCTCTGACTCCCTGTTAGTGTCCTTGCATCATCTTTTCCTTAACTTTCAGGAGTAGGTGGACATGGAGGTTGGGAGGGGCTGTGGAGGC is a window encoding:
- the Cops9 gene encoding COP9 signalosome complex subunit 9; the encoded protein is MKPAVDEMFPEGAGPYVDLDEAGGSTGLLMDLAANEKAVHADFFNDFEDLFDDDDVQ